Proteins from one Bactrocera neohumeralis isolate Rockhampton chromosome 3, APGP_CSIRO_Bneo_wtdbg2-racon-allhic-juicebox.fasta_v2, whole genome shotgun sequence genomic window:
- the LOC126753702 gene encoding putative protein TPRXL, which yields MKLFTVLFVIAFAVVLVEGQRGFGRRRSRGFNGFRGLRGPGGLGGRGGPGGPGGRGGPRLIVGQPGFGGFGGCGGGNRHRHHHRRSTAAPSTVAPAASSSSSATVAPAASSSSAAPSTAAPSTVAPAASSSSSAAPSTVAPSTVAPASSSSSSAAPSTAAPSTAAPSTAAPTTVAA from the exons ATGAAACTCTTTACGGTATTGTTCGTTATCGCTTTCGCGGTTGTCCTGGTTgaag GTCAACGAGGATTCGGACGTCGAAGATCTCGTGGTTTTAATGGATTTCGTGGACTTCGTGGACCAGGCGGACTAGGTGGACGAGGCGGTCCAGGTGGACCAGGTGGTCGTGGCGGTCCACGACTAATCGTTGGACAACCAGGTTTTGGAGGTTTCGGAGGATGTGGTGGTGGCAATCGTCATCGCCATCATCATCGTCGTTCAACTGCTGCACCATCGACTGTCGCACCAGCAGCTTCTTCGTCATCATCTGCGACTGTCGCACCAGCAGCTTCTTCGTCATCTGCCGCGCCATCAACCGCTGCACCATCGACTGTCGCACCAGCAGCTTCTTCATCATCTTCTGCCGCGCCATCAACCGTTGCACCTTCGACTGTCGCACCAGCATCTTCTTCATCATCTTCTGCCGCGCCATCAACTGCTGCACCCTCAACTGCAGCACCATCAACAGCTGCACCAACAACTGTTGCAGCATAA